A window of the Gordonia humi genome harbors these coding sequences:
- a CDS encoding PH domain-containing protein, whose product MGYPRDNLAPGEQVVIHRHPHWKSLVVPVLIFWVVTAVCGVAIGYTQTGDSLSSDAALWLTVVVVIVWAAAAVYWLGRPVLSWRTTHFVVTDRRVMYRNGIITRSGIDIPMRRITSVEFNHGLIDRMLRTGTLIIESASDEPLEFADIPDVEAVHARLYQELLDDEDDVDYGRRRR is encoded by the coding sequence ATGGGATACCCGCGCGACAACCTGGCACCCGGCGAACAGGTGGTCATTCATCGACATCCCCATTGGAAGAGCCTGGTGGTGCCGGTGTTGATCTTCTGGGTCGTGACCGCCGTGTGCGGTGTCGCGATCGGTTACACGCAGACCGGTGACTCCCTCTCGAGCGACGCGGCCCTCTGGCTGACGGTCGTCGTGGTGATCGTGTGGGCGGCGGCCGCCGTCTACTGGCTGGGTCGACCGGTCCTCTCGTGGCGTACGACGCACTTCGTGGTCACCGACCGGCGGGTGATGTACCGCAACGGCATCATCACCCGGTCGGGCATCGACATCCCGATGCGCCGCATCACCTCCGTCGAGTTCAATCACGGGCTGATCGACCGGATGCTGCGCACCGGCACACTGATCATCGAGTCGGCGTCCGACGAGCCGCTGGAGTTCGCGGACATACCGGACGTCGAAGCGGTGCACGCCCGGCTCTACCAGGAACTGCTCGACGACGAGGACGACGTCGACTACGGACGGAGACGTCGATGA
- a CDS encoding response regulator transcription factor, with the protein MTAARPILLAEDDAAIAEPLARALIREGHDCVIAASGPEALDQALTSEFGLLILDLGLPGMDGLEVCRRVRAQLPEVAVLMLTARTDEVDFVVGLDAGADDYVGKPFRLAELLARVRALMRRSSVGEDADEVVLDFGDIMLDARARRVVVDGDDLTLANREFDLLQFLMERPGEALSRDEIMTQVWGSVDLRSSKTLDMHVSWIRRKIGDDQPNRPKHIVTVRGVGFRFDP; encoded by the coding sequence ATGACCGCCGCCCGCCCGATCCTGCTCGCCGAGGACGACGCCGCGATCGCCGAACCGTTGGCGCGCGCACTGATCAGGGAGGGACACGACTGCGTGATCGCCGCGAGCGGTCCGGAAGCCCTCGATCAGGCGTTGACCTCCGAGTTCGGTCTGCTCATCCTGGACCTCGGACTGCCCGGAATGGACGGCCTCGAAGTGTGCCGCCGGGTCCGCGCCCAGTTGCCCGAGGTCGCGGTGCTCATGCTGACCGCGCGCACCGACGAGGTCGACTTCGTCGTCGGCCTCGACGCGGGCGCCGACGACTACGTGGGCAAACCGTTCCGGCTCGCCGAACTCCTGGCCCGGGTGCGCGCCTTGATGCGCCGCAGCAGCGTCGGTGAGGACGCCGACGAGGTGGTCCTCGACTTCGGCGACATCATGCTCGACGCGCGTGCGCGGCGCGTGGTGGTCGACGGCGACGACCTGACTCTGGCCAACCGCGAGTTCGACCTCCTGCAGTTCCTGATGGAGCGACCGGGGGAGGCGCTCTCGCGTGACGAGATCATGACGCAGGTGTGGGGGTCGGTGGATCTGCGTTCGTCGAAGACCCTCGACATGCACGTGTCCTGGATCCGCCGCAAGATCGGCGACGACCAGCCGAACCGGCCCAAGCACATCGTGACGGTGCGCGGCGTCGGTTTCCGATTCGACCCGTGA
- a CDS encoding sensor histidine kinase has product MMIVTVALMGLLLGVPLTILTVRGMSAEARQNLSESLKRISEYVLAEETVGHDLEVADLDLKQFRLLVPAGGRLTLNATVTGANGVEIPIRRAVGDDQAESTISESVTLGPHATLTLEIPQENVRPQQLVAVGVLLVVLTGSVAGGALVAVVTARRLAEPLTALAARAGAMARGDLSSGWPSYGIDELDRVAEALADANQEIATRLEREGEIVGDVSHQLRSRLTAVHLRLDELTLHEDPAVVAEAEAGLEQVERLSRELDELVAASREDSAGRGAIDARDVVDTLIGDFEPAFRAKGRRLRAETLGRVPTISGKPGRLREALSVLIDNSLQHGAGTTTVRLADLPAVGMVRLTVADSGPGIADEIAVDVFRRGFSGGSRSGMGLSLSRALIEAEGGRLDLISRRPAVFAIVLPAQGRRPSGADHITRVRVPHR; this is encoded by the coding sequence ATGATGATCGTCACGGTGGCCCTGATGGGACTTCTCCTCGGGGTGCCGCTGACGATCCTCACCGTGCGCGGCATGTCGGCCGAGGCCCGGCAGAACCTCTCGGAGAGCCTGAAACGGATCTCCGAATACGTACTCGCCGAGGAGACGGTCGGCCACGACCTGGAGGTGGCCGACCTCGATCTGAAGCAGTTCCGGCTGCTGGTGCCCGCGGGTGGGCGTCTCACCTTGAACGCGACGGTCACCGGGGCGAACGGCGTCGAGATCCCGATCCGTCGGGCCGTCGGCGACGACCAGGCCGAGTCGACGATCTCCGAATCGGTGACGCTCGGGCCGCACGCGACGCTCACCCTGGAGATCCCTCAGGAGAACGTGCGACCACAGCAACTGGTGGCGGTCGGCGTCCTGCTGGTGGTGCTGACCGGGTCGGTGGCCGGCGGCGCCCTCGTCGCGGTCGTCACCGCACGTCGCCTCGCCGAGCCGCTGACGGCGCTGGCCGCACGCGCCGGGGCGATGGCGCGGGGTGACCTCTCGTCCGGCTGGCCGTCGTACGGCATCGACGAACTCGATCGGGTGGCCGAAGCACTCGCCGATGCGAATCAGGAGATCGCGACCCGTCTCGAGCGGGAGGGCGAGATCGTCGGCGACGTGTCGCATCAGCTGCGCAGCAGACTGACCGCCGTCCATCTGCGCCTGGACGAACTGACCCTGCACGAGGACCCGGCCGTCGTCGCCGAGGCGGAGGCGGGGCTCGAGCAGGTCGAGCGGCTCTCGCGCGAACTCGACGAACTGGTGGCGGCGTCGCGGGAGGACTCGGCCGGGCGCGGAGCGATCGACGCGCGGGACGTCGTCGACACCTTGATCGGCGACTTCGAGCCGGCGTTCCGGGCCAAGGGGCGGCGGCTGCGGGCCGAGACCCTCGGCCGAGTGCCGACGATCTCGGGCAAGCCGGGGCGTCTACGCGAAGCGTTGAGCGTACTCATCGACAACTCGTTGCAGCACGGCGCGGGCACGACGACGGTGCGCCTCGCCGACCTGCCCGCCGTCGGCATGGTGCGTCTGACCGTCGCCGACAGCGGTCCGGGCATCGCGGACGAGATCGCCGTGGACGTGTTCCGTCGCGGATTCTCCGGTGGGAGCCGCAGCGGTATGGGGCTGTCGTTGTCGCGGGCGCTCATAGAGGCCGAGGGCGGACGGCTGGATCTGATCTCGCGGCGGCCCGCGGTGTTCGCGATCGTGCTGCCCGCTCAGGGGCGTCGACCGTCAGGCGCCGACCACATCACGCGTGTCCGAGTTCCTCATCGGTGA
- a CDS encoding GtrA family protein: protein MLPGPLHRLVMKHSELIKFAIVGGTTFVIDTAIYYLLVFTVLEPKPVAARIISGVVATIVSYILNREWAFKNRGGRERHHEAMLFFLISGIAVLLTAAPLWLANNVFHMRENLAGLELAVLDFFLAFIIGNILGMAFRFWSLRKFAFPEEEPRGGPGGSTEPDPASDDLTDEELGHA from the coding sequence ATGCTGCCCGGGCCCCTCCATCGCCTCGTCATGAAGCACAGCGAGCTCATCAAGTTCGCCATCGTCGGCGGTACGACCTTCGTCATCGACACCGCGATCTACTACCTGCTCGTCTTCACCGTGTTGGAACCCAAGCCGGTCGCCGCGAGGATCATCTCCGGTGTCGTGGCGACCATCGTCAGCTACATCCTGAACCGGGAATGGGCGTTCAAGAACCGTGGTGGACGCGAGCGGCATCACGAAGCCATGTTGTTCTTCCTGATCAGCGGCATCGCAGTGCTCCTGACCGCGGCACCGCTGTGGCTCGCGAACAACGTCTTCCACATGCGCGAGAACCTCGCGGGCCTCGAACTCGCCGTCCTCGACTTCTTCCTCGCCTTCATCATCGGCAACATCCTCGGCATGGCGTTCCGATTCTGGTCGCTGCGCAAGTTCGCCTTCCCGGAGGAGGAGCCGCGCGGCGGACCCGGCGGATCCACCGAACCGGATCCGGCCTCGGACGATCTCACCGATGAGGAACTCGGACACGCGTGA
- a CDS encoding 5-(carboxyamino)imidazole ribonucleotide synthase: MSSQPRRAESGMPTVTMIGGGQLARMTHQSAIALGQCLRVLAAGDAEPAAQVSGDVVLGSHESLEDLRTAAEGAVALTFDHEGVPLHLLEALEADGVAVRPPSAALRFAQDKLDMRNRLSELGLPVPDFADLSGDVAAARDELIAFGERNGWQIVLKAVRGGYDGRGVWLVDGRDEALAVFDAHAGGDTVLMAEQKVSMRRELSAMIARSPYGQGAAWPVVETVQRKGQCAVVLAPAPGLDETVAEQAQRMALRLADELGVVGAMAMELFETVDGELVVNELAMRPHNSGHWTMDGAVTSQFEQHLRAVLDYPLGDTSARAETVVMANVLGADETPEMSVDERMHHLFARMPDAKIHMYGKSERPDRKVGHVNIVGRPGEPVEAVRERAERAATWMSTAVWTDGWNPHTDSIGDLT, encoded by the coding sequence GTGAGTTCGCAACCGCGCCGAGCAGAGTCAGGCATGCCGACGGTCACCATGATCGGCGGCGGACAGCTGGCCCGAATGACCCATCAGTCCGCGATCGCGCTCGGCCAGTGCCTGCGTGTTCTCGCCGCGGGCGACGCCGAACCGGCCGCTCAGGTGAGCGGCGACGTGGTCCTCGGTTCGCACGAGAGCCTCGAGGATCTGCGGACCGCCGCCGAAGGCGCCGTCGCCCTGACCTTCGACCACGAAGGCGTCCCCCTTCATCTGCTGGAGGCCCTCGAGGCCGACGGCGTGGCGGTGCGACCGCCGTCGGCGGCCCTGCGATTCGCGCAGGACAAGCTCGACATGCGCAATCGACTGTCCGAACTCGGGCTCCCGGTACCCGACTTCGCGGACCTGTCCGGCGACGTCGCCGCCGCACGCGACGAACTGATCGCCTTCGGCGAACGCAACGGCTGGCAGATCGTCCTCAAGGCCGTCCGGGGCGGCTACGACGGTCGCGGCGTGTGGCTGGTCGACGGGCGCGATGAGGCGCTCGCGGTGTTCGATGCGCACGCCGGGGGCGACACCGTGCTGATGGCGGAGCAGAAGGTGTCGATGCGTCGTGAGCTGTCGGCGATGATCGCGCGGTCACCGTACGGCCAGGGCGCGGCGTGGCCGGTCGTGGAGACCGTGCAGCGCAAGGGACAATGCGCCGTCGTGCTGGCGCCCGCACCCGGACTCGACGAGACCGTCGCCGAGCAGGCGCAGCGGATGGCACTGCGACTGGCCGACGAACTGGGCGTCGTCGGAGCCATGGCCATGGAGCTGTTCGAGACCGTCGACGGCGAACTCGTCGTCAACGAACTCGCGATGCGTCCGCACAACAGCGGCCACTGGACGATGGACGGCGCGGTCACCTCGCAGTTCGAGCAGCATCTGCGAGCGGTCCTGGACTATCCGCTCGGCGACACGTCGGCGCGGGCCGAGACCGTCGTGATGGCCAACGTCCTCGGCGCCGACGAGACCCCGGAGATGTCGGTCGACGAACGAATGCACCACCTGTTCGCGCGGATGCCCGATGCCAAGATCCACATGTACGGCAAATCCGAGCGACCCGACCGCAAGGTGGGGCACGTCAACATCGTCGGACGTCCCGGCGAACCCGTCGAGGCGGTTCGCGAGCGGGCCGAGCGTGCCGCCACCTGGATGTCGACCGCCGTCTGGACCGACGGCTGGAACCCGCACACCGATTCGATCGGAGACCTCACATGA
- the purE gene encoding 5-(carboxyamino)imidazole ribonucleotide mutase, translating into MTAPVGPRVGLIMGSDSDWPTMEAAAEALAEFGVAFEVGVVSAHRTPQRMLDYAKGAAARGVSVIIAGAGGAAHLPGMVASATPLPVIGVPVPLKYLDGMDSLLSIVQMPAGVPVATVSIGGARNAGLLAVRILAASDPALQSAMETFQAGLEEMVLAKDEKLRRSLLED; encoded by the coding sequence ATGACCGCACCCGTCGGACCTCGCGTCGGCCTCATCATGGGCAGCGATTCGGACTGGCCGACGATGGAGGCCGCCGCCGAGGCGCTCGCCGAGTTCGGTGTCGCCTTCGAGGTCGGCGTCGTATCGGCGCACCGCACCCCGCAGCGCATGCTCGACTACGCGAAGGGAGCGGCCGCCCGCGGCGTCTCGGTGATCATCGCCGGTGCGGGCGGTGCCGCGCACCTGCCCGGCATGGTCGCGTCGGCGACGCCGCTGCCGGTGATCGGCGTTCCGGTCCCGCTCAAGTATCTCGACGGCATGGACTCGTTGCTCTCGATCGTCCAGATGCCCGCGGGCGTCCCGGTCGCGACGGTCTCGATCGGCGGGGCCCGCAACGCGGGCCTGCTGGCCGTCCGGATACTCGCCGCGAGCGATCCCGCGCTGCAGTCGGCGATGGAGACCTTCCAAGCCGGTCTGGAGGAGATGGTCCTGGCCAAGGACGAGAAGCTCCGGAGATCGCTGTTGGAGGACTGA
- a CDS encoding DinB family protein, whose protein sequence is MSIPDRARLEAACTVVVEETLAAIAQVLDDCDDESVNATPVPGTVNSVFALVTHLDGVIADWGGNLVAGEGIPRDRPTEFTAQGTLAQARSILDRMSERLPRYIRLALTAGIEAPGAISSTRVDAASATPEFVVAHLLRELTQHTGHMQICRDVVGR, encoded by the coding sequence GTGTCGATTCCGGACCGGGCCCGACTCGAAGCCGCCTGCACCGTCGTCGTCGAGGAGACCCTCGCGGCGATCGCACAGGTCCTCGACGACTGCGACGACGAGTCGGTGAACGCCACGCCGGTTCCGGGGACGGTGAACTCGGTGTTCGCGCTCGTGACTCACCTGGACGGCGTGATCGCGGACTGGGGTGGCAACCTCGTCGCCGGGGAGGGCATCCCGCGTGACCGGCCGACGGAGTTCACGGCGCAGGGGACACTCGCGCAGGCGCGGTCGATCCTGGACCGGATGAGCGAACGGCTGCCGCGATACATCCGTCTCGCGCTGACCGCCGGGATCGAAGCCCCCGGCGCGATCAGCAGCACCCGGGTCGACGCCGCGAGCGCGACCCCCGAATTCGTCGTCGCGCACCTTCTCCGCGAACTCACCCAACACACCGGACACATGCAGATCTGCCGGGACGTCGTCGGACGTTAG
- a CDS encoding TetR/AcrR family transcriptional regulator produces the protein MAQHGDRARETLLDAAEELFAEHGIDAVSNRRITEHAGTANHSAIKYHFGGRDEMIQALLARGREQITARREQILGELPDQPSLHDLVGAGVRPWIEYLDSLPVPGHRARFTYQAMFLPSVEEPLRVGIERSVQFDGQMGAIPELAHVPEPVLTARMRLIASLTLRLCASYETDVEAGTASGSWTAVGYFIIDAATGMLSAPVTHPDQFPTAVVAP, from the coding sequence ATGGCACAGCACGGCGACCGTGCGCGCGAGACACTGTTGGACGCGGCGGAGGAGCTCTTCGCCGAGCACGGCATCGACGCCGTCTCCAACAGGCGGATCACCGAGCATGCGGGCACCGCGAACCACTCGGCGATCAAATACCACTTCGGCGGGCGCGACGAGATGATTCAGGCACTGCTCGCCCGCGGTCGCGAGCAGATCACCGCGCGCCGCGAGCAGATACTCGGCGAACTGCCCGATCAGCCGAGTCTGCACGATCTCGTCGGCGCGGGCGTCCGCCCGTGGATCGAATACCTGGACTCGCTGCCGGTGCCCGGTCACCGGGCGCGATTCACCTATCAGGCGATGTTCCTGCCGTCGGTGGAGGAACCGCTGCGAGTCGGCATCGAACGGAGCGTCCAGTTCGACGGACAGATGGGCGCGATCCCCGAGCTGGCTCATGTCCCCGAACCGGTGTTGACGGCGCGAATGCGCCTCATCGCGAGTCTCACGCTGCGCCTGTGCGCGAGCTACGAGACCGACGTCGAAGCCGGTACCGCGTCAGGGAGTTGGACGGCCGTCGGCTACTTCATCATCGACGCGGCCACCGGAATGCTCAGTGCGCCGGTCACCCACCCCGACCAGTTCCCGACCGCGGTCGTCGCGCCCTAA
- a CDS encoding ABC transporter permease, translated as MSASIDEDAEVTTEVDAEAAEAAKRARIEGVARVVIMFLMPLVMVGMMIWGYMGAMHSPTPRDLPITVSGQDAGTFAQALRQADGDAVEVRVVDDPGAARQQVIERDTAGAVVLDGDTATLFTAGGAGASQAGVTTGLVTPVAVAQGMTVQSEDLAPLPADDPAGLGAMFMTTAIVMAGYLPLSIMLSNSPHLLRLRRFLPLLVGWAALIAGVIAIVTCPILHVVPAGHLPAVMGIAMLGVVSIGLVQLFLTRVFGAMATILAMLLLMVLGMPSSNLSISIYTAPPFYDVFHSFLPLPAIGEAMRSVLYFGGDGVGRHLMVLGIGGAAGLLLTILVDWRKRRTSRSATVRLSMPSLRGASQPDTPFWRYAALLFFPLAMVSMMITAMLGAMGSPTPKDMPVAVVASSQQQAQAVADGMDAQMPGMFDVRVVDSAQDARTQVADRDVVGAFVLPGPPDPQATVITNQAASTSAAQVVNQIFTQVAQAQHMPVVTDDVAPLPAKDSMGTVTMYIAMGWLMAGFMVIIVGANAAPGSRPLPRLLPIVGVYSAFMSGVVFIIARFITGSIGDGHAWQLWAAGTVAIFCVAMFATVFERLVGMLAIVPVIGILMFLGVPASSGAMSVYMEAPFFRDVHDIIPMGAAVDAARSILYFGSDTLGGSLLTLGAWGVVSLIVVAIIDRIKPLRTTSEMLEVPHPALGSAYVPKEESVDADADDTDEKVLVSSHA; from the coding sequence ATGAGCGCATCGATCGACGAGGACGCCGAGGTGACGACCGAGGTCGACGCCGAAGCGGCCGAGGCCGCGAAACGAGCGAGGATAGAAGGCGTCGCACGGGTGGTCATCATGTTCCTCATGCCGCTGGTCATGGTCGGCATGATGATCTGGGGCTACATGGGCGCCATGCATTCGCCGACGCCCCGGGACCTGCCGATCACCGTGTCCGGCCAGGATGCGGGGACGTTCGCCCAGGCACTGCGGCAGGCCGACGGGGATGCGGTCGAGGTCCGCGTCGTCGACGATCCGGGTGCCGCCCGTCAGCAGGTGATCGAGCGGGACACGGCGGGCGCCGTGGTGCTCGACGGGGACACCGCGACGCTGTTCACCGCGGGCGGCGCGGGGGCCTCGCAGGCGGGTGTCACGACCGGTCTGGTGACGCCGGTCGCCGTCGCACAGGGAATGACCGTCCAGTCCGAGGATCTGGCGCCGCTGCCCGCCGACGACCCGGCCGGACTGGGCGCGATGTTCATGACCACGGCGATCGTGATGGCGGGTTACCTTCCGCTGTCGATCATGCTGTCGAACTCACCGCATCTGCTCCGACTTCGGCGGTTCCTGCCGCTGCTGGTCGGCTGGGCGGCGCTGATCGCGGGCGTCATCGCGATCGTCACCTGCCCGATCCTGCACGTCGTCCCGGCCGGTCATCTGCCCGCCGTGATGGGCATCGCGATGCTGGGAGTGGTCTCGATCGGACTGGTCCAGCTGTTCCTCACGCGAGTGTTCGGTGCGATGGCGACCATTCTGGCCATGTTGCTGCTGATGGTCCTCGGCATGCCGAGCTCCAACCTCAGCATCTCGATCTACACCGCGCCGCCGTTCTACGACGTCTTCCACTCGTTCCTGCCGCTGCCCGCCATCGGCGAGGCGATGCGGTCGGTGCTGTACTTCGGCGGCGACGGTGTCGGCAGGCACCTGATGGTGCTCGGCATCGGCGGTGCGGCCGGGCTCCTCCTGACGATTCTGGTGGACTGGCGCAAGCGTCGGACGTCGCGGTCGGCGACCGTGCGGTTGAGCATGCCGTCGTTGCGTGGGGCGTCCCAGCCGGACACGCCGTTCTGGCGGTACGCGGCGCTGCTCTTCTTCCCGCTGGCCATGGTCTCGATGATGATCACGGCGATGCTCGGAGCGATGGGGTCGCCGACCCCGAAGGACATGCCGGTCGCGGTCGTCGCCTCGTCGCAGCAGCAGGCGCAGGCCGTCGCCGACGGCATGGATGCGCAGATGCCCGGCATGTTCGACGTGAGGGTCGTCGACTCCGCGCAGGACGCCCGCACTCAAGTCGCGGATCGGGACGTCGTCGGGGCGTTCGTCCTGCCCGGCCCGCCGGATCCACAGGCCACGGTGATCACCAACCAGGCCGCGTCGACGAGTGCCGCACAGGTCGTGAACCAGATCTTCACACAGGTCGCGCAGGCCCAGCACATGCCGGTGGTCACCGACGACGTCGCGCCGCTGCCCGCGAAGGACAGTATGGGCACGGTCACGATGTACATCGCGATGGGCTGGCTGATGGCCGGGTTCATGGTGATCATCGTCGGGGCGAACGCCGCGCCGGGCAGTCGGCCGCTGCCCAGGCTGTTGCCGATCGTCGGCGTGTACTCGGCGTTCATGTCGGGAGTCGTGTTCATCATCGCCCGCTTCATCACCGGCAGCATCGGGGACGGACACGCCTGGCAGCTCTGGGCAGCGGGAACGGTCGCGATCTTCTGCGTGGCGATGTTCGCGACGGTGTTCGAGAGACTCGTCGGCATGCTCGCGATCGTCCCGGTGATCGGCATTCTGATGTTCCTCGGCGTACCCGCGTCCAGCGGTGCGATGTCGGTGTACATGGAGGCGCCGTTCTTCCGGGACGTCCACGACATCATCCCGATGGGCGCGGCGGTCGACGCCGCACGGTCGATCCTCTACTTCGGGAGCGACACGCTCGGCGGCAGCCTGCTGACGCTCGGAGCATGGGGAGTCGTCTCGCTGATCGTCGTCGCGATCATCGACCGGATCAAGCCCCTGCGGACCACGTCGGAGATGCTCGAGGTGCCTCATCCCGCCCTCGGCAGCGCGTACGTGCCGAAGGAGGAGTCGGTGGACGCCGATGCGGACGACACCGATGAGAAGGTGCTCGTCTCGTCGCACGCATGA
- a CDS encoding nitronate monooxygenase produces the protein MHRFDDLSLPIVGAPMAGGVSTPSLTAAVSNAGGFGFYGGAYLAPDALRSAVREIAGLTDAPFGVNLFVPERVDVDADEFAAYRDRLAPLAARLGVELPATVPFTDDAFDAKVDVLVDERPAVASFTFGLPSGAVIDRLRAADIAVSATVTSVDEARAAADLGVDSLCAQGVSAGGHRAMFAIADSDPEIDTLDLVRSVIAASGLPTVGAGGVAGPDDVRAILDTGAVAAQVGTLLLRTPEAGTRTAHRGALADPQFTTTVTTRAYSGRLARGLVNDFIRANSDHAPSYYPQVNTLTGGIRKAASDDPQVINLWAGAGFRAARAVPAGDVVRDLAGF, from the coding sequence GCCGATCGTCGGCGCCCCGATGGCCGGCGGCGTGTCGACACCCTCGTTGACCGCGGCCGTGTCGAACGCGGGCGGATTCGGGTTCTACGGCGGCGCGTACCTGGCACCCGACGCTCTGCGCTCGGCCGTACGCGAGATCGCCGGACTCACCGATGCACCGTTCGGTGTCAACCTGTTCGTCCCCGAACGCGTCGACGTCGACGCCGACGAGTTCGCGGCATACCGCGACCGCCTCGCACCACTCGCCGCGCGGCTCGGCGTCGAACTCCCCGCGACGGTGCCGTTCACCGACGACGCGTTCGACGCGAAAGTCGACGTGCTGGTCGACGAGCGTCCCGCCGTCGCCTCCTTCACGTTCGGACTGCCGTCGGGCGCGGTGATCGACCGTCTCCGTGCTGCCGACATCGCCGTGTCGGCCACGGTGACGAGCGTCGACGAGGCACGCGCGGCCGCCGATCTGGGCGTGGATTCGCTGTGCGCCCAAGGAGTCTCGGCGGGCGGCCACCGCGCGATGTTCGCGATCGCCGACTCCGACCCCGAGATCGACACACTCGACCTGGTGCGCTCGGTGATCGCCGCATCCGGGCTGCCGACGGTCGGTGCCGGCGGTGTCGCCGGTCCCGACGACGTCCGAGCGATCCTCGACACGGGCGCCGTCGCAGCGCAGGTCGGGACGCTGCTCCTCCGCACGCCGGAGGCAGGCACCCGGACGGCCCATCGCGGCGCGCTGGCCGACCCGCAGTTCACGACGACGGTCACCACCCGCGCCTACTCCGGACGCCTCGCCCGCGGACTGGTCAACGACTTCATCCGCGCCAACTCCGACCACGCACCGTCGTACTACCCGCAGGTGAACACGCTCACCGGCGGGATCCGCAAGGCGGCGTCCGACGATCCGCAGGTGATCAATCTGTGGGCCGGCGCCGGTTTCCGCGCGGCGCGGGCGGTCCCGGCCGGAGACGTGGTGCGCGACCTCGCCGGCTTCTGA